GGAAGATCGGGTTCTGCACCGGTGCTGACCCTTCGTCTGGCCACCCGTTCGGGTGAACATGAAAAGTTCTCATATACTAGGTCTTCACTCGTCCGTGGGGAAGCCCGTCGGCACGATAAAGTCCCAGATCAGACGAGGAGGAGCGCCGTGTCCGACATCCAGGCCGCGAAGGTGCCGGCAGAAGCCACCCCCTTGCGCCGTCAGCCGGTCCAGCAGCGAAGCGCGAAGCGGGTCGAGCAGATGCTCGACGCCAGCGCGGCGCTGATCGACGAACTCGGCTACGACGCACTCACGACGACCCTGATCGCCAAACGAGCGGGCGTGGCGGTCGGTTCGCTGTACCAGTTCTTCCCGGACAAGCGCGCGGTCGTGCAGGCGCTCACCGCCCGCAACCTGGAGAGGTTCGTCGGCGCGGTGAACGAGCGGCTGAAGCAGCTCGGGCCGGAGCACTGGTGGGACGTCGTGGACTCGATCCTCGACATCTACCTGGAGATGCACCGGACGGTGCCGGGGTTTTCGAAGGTCCACTTCGGCGACATCATCGACCGCCAGCTCCTCGACGAGACCCGCGACAACAACGCGGTGATCGTGGATTCGCTGACGGACCTGGTGGCCACGCAGGTGGATCAGCCGGTGGAAGACCTGCGGTTCGCGATCGGGATCGCCAACGAGGTGGCCGACGCGCTGCTGAAGCTGGCGTTCCGGCAGGAGCCCAGAGGGGACGAGAAGATCGTCGCCGAGGCCAAGTACGTGGTGAAGGGCTACCTGGCGGCTCGGTTCGGGGAGCAGTCCTAGCTGTCCACAGAAGTTGTCCACAGGTATGCACAGCTGTGGACAACCTGGCGGTTCGGGACGGGGCTGTCGGGGAGCGCCGATAGACTGGACAGGGGACGCCCCCCAGGGATGGGCGGGGGCCTGCTGTCTGGGCAGTGGCCCTGGCTGGTGAACCGATCGCCGATGACGCGCGGCTCGGCGTGGACCGACCTGATTCGGCCCAGCGCAAGCGATCGGCACGGCTGGTCCCGCCCGGACCAGGCGAGCGCTAGCCACCGACACGGCCTGGGCCCGTGAAGGCAAGCGCCCCGAAAGCACCCGAAACGGCCTAGTCCTGCGAAGGCAAAGCGCCCGGTCCGACCCGGCGACGTCTTGAATGACTCATTCCTGTCGTCGGACGAGGTGAATGGGTCATTCACGACACCCCGGCCCCTCGAACGGCACCCCACCACGACCAGACCGTCAAGTCGACCGCGGACCCGGCCTTGCCGGGCCCCTGCCAGGATGCGCAGGGACAGCGGCGGTTTCGAAAGGTGGGTCTCCATGGCCGATCTCCGAAGCCGTACCAGGGACCAGCCTGGGGAGATCCGGCCGGGTGACATCTACGAGGACTGTTCTTTCCACCCGTCCTGTGCACCTACATCGATGACGACGACGAGATCGGTGGCATCTCGCTGATCGATGCCAGCTCTCCGAGGGCCTGCTCGCTCAGTGGCCACGCGCTCGCCGCAAGGCGGAGTTCGACGCCGAGAACCGGTGAGTCAGCCGAAGTTCTGGTGCTCGCCTCGGTACGTCGGGACCGTGCGCTCCACCCGGTCGCCCAGCACCAGGTGGTAGTGCGTGAAGCGCTCGGCCAGCTCGCCCGCCTTGGCGTGCCTCAGCCAGACCCGGTCGCCCAGGTCGAGGCTTCGGGCCGCTCGGCCCGTCACCGGGGTCTGGACCTCGCCCGCTCCCTCGAAGCCGAGGAACTTCAGGCCCGTCGGGAGGTACGGCGTCGGCTGGCGCGAAGGGCCCGTGGGCCCCGAAGCGATGTAGCCGCCGGAGTACAGCGTGGCGATCTTGCGCGTCGGGCGGCGGACCACCGGCAGGGCGAACAGCGCCGCCGGGCGGGGCTTGAAGCGCGTGTAGCCGTCGAAGAGCGTGGGCCCGATCAAGCCCGAGCCCGCCGCGATCTCCGTGACCACCGCGTCCGCGCCCGTGGACTCGATGCTTCCCGTGCCGCCGCCGTTCACGAACTCCAGGGACGTCACCGCCTGGACCGCGCGGACCGCTTCGCCGCGGCGGCGGTTCAGCTCCGCCGCCGAACGGCGCTGCATCCAGCCGATCACGGCCTGGTTCAGGCGGCGGCCGGCCGCGTCGCCGAGGCCGGCGATCTGGCCCTCGTACGCCATCACGCCCACCAGGCGGAAGCCCGGCCGCGCCACGACCTGCTGGGCGAACGCCGACGCCTGCTTCGGCGTGAAGATCGGGGAACGCCGGGTGCCGACGTGGACTCCCGGCAGCGGGCGCCACGACGCGTCCAACTCCAGGCACACCCGGATCTCCGGGTGGCCGTGGCCGAGGGCCGCGTCCACCAGGTCCAGGTGCTCGGGCGAATCCACCATGATCGTGATCGCCGCGCGAGCCTGCTCGGACGCGGCCAGGCGCCGAAGCGCCTCGTGGTCGGCCGTCGGGTAGGCGACGACGATGTCGTCCGTCGTGCCCTGCTCGACGTGCCAAACCGCTTCCGCCAGCGAGTAGCACATCAGGCCCTCGAAGCCCGGCATCGCGAGCACGCGCTCCAGCAACGCCCGGCAGCGGACCGACTTGCTGACGACGCGGATCGGCTTGCCCGCCGCACGGCGGTGGAGGTCGTCGGCGTTCGCGTCGAAGGCCGCCAAGTCGACCACGGCCAAGGGTGGATCGAGGTCCTTGGTCGCCAAGTCGTACACCGTCGCACTGGTCACGAGGTCTAAAGTACGACACGAAGGCTTGAAACGCGAATACTATTCACTTACTGTTTCGGGCACTCGACGGATGAAGGGTGCGCGCGCATGACCCGGTGGACCAACTGGGCGGGCACGGCGTCCGCCTCACCGCAGCACGTTCACCAGCCGCGCAGTGCGGCGGAGATCGCGGCGACCGTCGAAGGCATCGCCGCGGCCGGCCGGACCGTGCGCCCCTGGGGCAGCGGGCACTCCTTCACCGCGATCGCCGTCGCCGACTCCGACGCCCTCGACCTGCGCAGCTGGACCGGCGTCGAGCGCGCCGACCTCGAAACCGGGCAGGTCACCGTCCGCTCGGGCACCACGATCAAGCAGCTCAACGCCGAGCTCGACGCGCTCGGGCTGGCCATGACCAACCTCGGCGACATCGACGCGCAGACCATCGCCGGCGCGATTTCCACCGGCACCCACGGCACCGGCGCACGCCTCGGCGGCATCGCCACCCAGATCGCCGCGCTCGAGCTCGTCCTCGCGGACGGCTCGGTCGTCACCTGCTCGGCCGACGAGCGCCCGGACCTCTTCGCCGCGGCCCGCGTCGGCCTCGGCGCGCTCGGCGTGATCACCACCGTCACGCTCCGGTGCGAGCCGTCGTTCGTGCTGCGCGCACAGGAACGGCCCGAGCCGCTGGAGCAGGTCCTCGAAGGCTTCCACGACTTCGCCGACCAGAACGAGCACTTCGAGTTCTACTGGTTCCCGTACGGCAAGAATGCGCTGGTCAAGCGCAACAACCGGTGCGAGACCGCGGAGCCGCTGAGCAAGGTCCGCGAGTTCGTCGACTACCGGATCATGGAGAACATCGCGTTCGGCGGCCTCTGCCGGACGGGCCGGCTGATGCCGCGGCTCGTGCCGTCGCTCGGCAGCTTCGCCTCGAACGTCCTCTCGGCGCGCGAGTACAGCGACACCTCGCACCGCGTCTTCGTCACCGCGCGCAACGTCCGGTTCACCGAAACGGAATACGCTGTTCCACGTGAATCAGTGCTCGACGTGCTCGCCGAACTACGGGCCGTGGTGCCGACGCTGAAGGACCCGGTGATGTTCCCGGTCGAGGTCCGGGTCGCCGCGGCCGACGACATCTGGCTGTCGACGGCGCAGGGCCGCGACTCCGCCTACATCGCCATCCACCAGTTCGTCGGCATGCCGTACCGCGAGTACTTCAGCGCGTTCGAGAAGATCGCCGGCGCCGTCGGCGGCCGCCCGCACTGGGGCAAGATGCACGACCTCGACGCCGGCGTCCTCCGCTCGCGCTACCCGCACTTCGACGACTTCCTGCGCGTGCGCAAGGAAACCGACCCCAACGGCGTCTTCAGCAACACCTACCTGGACCGGGTGCTCGGCCCGGCCTAGAAAAGCGCGGACACCGATTCGCCGTTGTGGATCCGGCGGATCGCCTCGGCCATGGCCGGCGCGATCGAGAGGATCTTCAGCTTTTCGGTGCGCTCCTCCTCGGGCACCGGAACCGTGTTGGTGCAGACGATCTCCAGGACCTCCGCCCGGCTGCCGATGCGCTCGATGGCCTTCGCCGCGAACAGCCCGTGGGTGCAGGCGACGCGAATCGAGCGCGGCTCCAGCTCGGCGAGCTTGTCGAGCAGTTCGAGGACCGTGCTGCCCTTGGCGATCTCGTCGTCGAGCACGATCACGTCGCGGCCGGTGATCTCGCCGATCACCGACGAGATCTGGACGCGGTCGTCCGGGAAGCGCTCCTTCGCACCGGCCGCGACCTGGACGCCGAGCAGACGCGCGAAGTGCGACGCCTCCTTCGCGTTGCCCAGGTCGGGCGAGACGACGGTGGTGCACGAGAGGTCGTACTGCCGGAAGTGCTTGGCCAGCTCCTGCAGCGCGTGCAGGTGGTCGACCGGAACGCTGAAGAAGCCGTGGACCTGCGGCGAGTGCAGGGTCATCGCGAGCACGCGGTTCGCACCCGCCGTGGTCAGCAGGTCGGCGACCAGGCGGCCGCCGAGGGAGATGCGCGGCGCGTCCTTCTTGTCCGACCGCGCGTACGAGTAGTGCGGCATCACGGCGGTGATCCGCGACGCCGAAGCGCCGCGTGCGGCGTCGAGCATCAGCAGGAGCTCGACCAGGTGTTCCTGCACCGGCTTCACGAGCGGCTGGATGATGAAGACGTCGCGCTCGCGGCAGTTCGCCTGGAGCTGCACTTCGAGGCAGTCGTTCGCGAACCGACGGATCTCCGCCGGCTGCAGCGGCACGCCCAGGTCGGCGCAGATCTCTTCGGCCAGCTCGGGGTGCGCGCTTCCGCTGAAAACAGCGATTTCTCTGGATGCTTGGCTGATCACAGTGCTGAAATCGCCTCACCGATGGTGGCTTCGCCGGAAATCAGTTCCAAGGTGCGGTGCGCGGAGGCGGGGGTGTCGAGCAGGCCGGCGAGCACGGCGGCGACGTCGTCGCGCGGCACCGAGCCGCGGCCGGTCTTCTCGGCGAGCAGGACCAGGCCGGTGCCGGCGTCGTCGGTGAGCTGGCCGGGCCGGAGGATCGTCCAGTCCAGGTCGCGGGCCTTGAGGTCGTCCTCCGCCGCGCGCTTGGCGCGCAGGTAGTGGCGGAACTCCTCGCTGACGTCGGGGTTCTCCGGGTTGTCGGCACCCATCGAGCCGACCTGGATGTGCCGCCGGACGCCGGCCCGCTCGGCCGCCTCGGCGAACAGCGCCGCGGCGCCGCGGTCCACAGTGTCCTTACGGGCGGGGCCGCTGCCCGGGCCGGCGCCGGCCGCGAAGATCGCGGCGTCGGCACCCTTCAGGACCTCGGCGACGGCGTCCACATCGGAGTTCTCCAGGTCGAGGACGACGGCCTGGGCGCCGGCGGCTTCGAGGTCCGCCGCGTGGGCGGGGTTGCGGATGATGCCGACCGCTTCGTCACCGCGCGCGGCGAGAAGCCGCTCGAGCCGCAGCGCGATCTGACCATGTCCACCTGCAATGACGACTCGCATGAGCCGACCCTATTACTGATCCGGCGAAACCGTCAGTCGAGGGCGGGGACCTCGGCGGTGCGGAGCAGGTGGTCGTAGACCAGCTCGTTCACCAGGCGGGAGACCGGGTCCTCGGCCAGCACGACGCGCTCGGTGCGGCCCTCGAGGTCGAGGTCGACGACCGCGTTCGGGTCGGCCGTCACGACGGCGAGGCCGTACGCGCGGGCCCGCGGCAGGCAGTTGCCGACGTAGTCCTCGGTGAGGACGGCCGGCGACGGCAGCACCATCGCGGCCTCGCCGTAGCGGGCGAACGGAACCGCGGAGGCCATCGCGGTGCGCCAGTGGCGCGCGACGACCAGGACGCCGACGATCTCGGCGGCCGGGGCGGGGGCGGTTCCGGCCAGCTCCGGCCAGGTCCAGGTGTCGACGGTGGCGCGGTCGGCCACCGGGCCGGCACCCATCGCGATGCGTTCGGCGTGCACGTCGGTGCGAAGCTTGGCGACCACGCAGACCTTGCGGCCGAGGATCGTGGTCTCGGGGAGGACGACGCCGTTCCAGCCCAGCTGGGCCGCGGCGGCGCGGGCGAGTTCGTCGACGCTCGCGGGGAGCTCGATCGGCGGCACCACACGGCTCGGCATCGACCGGCTGCGCTTCGCGCCACCGGCGACCGTCGAGCGCTCGGTGTTCTGAGGTGTAGCCGCCACGAGTCCGCCTCCTTCTAACCTGCACCGCTTCGTGACCGGTGAAAACCGGCACTCAATCTGTCTAACAGCGCGACGGCGCGGCGTCGCCGGGTAGTGCGAGTGGCTGCGATCGGCGGCGCCCAGCGGTCGATGACCGGTCGGTAGGCGGTCATCGGACTTCGGTCGAACGGTGCGGCCAACCGAGTGATCGCGAGGTGAGTGGCACTACCGTCCGCCTGCGACCGACTACCCGGGGCACGGTTCGACACACCCGGTCCAGCTAGCCCGTTCGGCGCAACCCGGAGGAAATCCACAGTGGACGCGGGCCGCTGAGCTGCGGATGTCCGGTGTCACCCACATGGCGGTGACTTACGCCGCAGCGGTGCCGCGTCCCCCGGACTAAAGTTACCCATCAGTCACTTAGTCGTCGCCGTGGAGGACCGATGCGCTCCCCGAAGGACTTCTTCGCCCCGCTCGCCCTGGGCGCGCCCGCCCCCGTGCGGGAAATCCCGGTGACACCGTCCCGGATGATCCACTTCTTCGACCCGGGCAACGAGAAGATGGCCGCGAAGGTGCCGGACATCGCGAAGAAGGTCGACGTCCTGCTCGGCAACCTCGAGGACGCCGTGCGCGCCGACCGCAAGGAGGCCGCGCGCGCCGGGCTCGTCGCCATCGCCAAGGCCAACGACTTCGGCAAGACGCAGCTGTGGACCCGGGTCAACAGCCTCGATTCGCCGTGGGTGCTCGACGACCTGGTGACGCTCGTCACCGAGATCGGCGACAAGCTCGACGTCATCATGGTGCCGAAGGTCGAGGGCGCGCAGGACATCCACTACGTCGACCGGCTGCTGGCCCAGCTCGAAGCGCGCGCCGGCCTCACCAAGCCGTTGCTGGTGCACGCGATCCTCGAGACGGCCAGCGGGGTGGCCAACGTGGAGGAGATCGCCGGCGC
This genomic window from Amycolatopsis mongoliensis contains:
- a CDS encoding ribose-phosphate diphosphokinase; the encoded protein is MISQASREIAVFSGSAHPELAEEICADLGVPLQPAEIRRFANDCLEVQLQANCRERDVFIIQPLVKPVQEHLVELLLMLDAARGASASRITAVMPHYSYARSDKKDAPRISLGGRLVADLLTTAGANRVLAMTLHSPQVHGFFSVPVDHLHALQELAKHFRQYDLSCTTVVSPDLGNAKEASHFARLLGVQVAAGAKERFPDDRVQISSVIGEITGRDVIVLDDEIAKGSTVLELLDKLAELEPRSIRVACTHGLFAAKAIERIGSRAEVLEIVCTNTVPVPEEERTEKLKILSIAPAMAEAIRRIHNGESVSALF
- a CDS encoding amino acid deaminase/aldolase — protein: MTSATVYDLATKDLDPPLAVVDLAAFDANADDLHRRAAGKPIRVVSKSVRCRALLERVLAMPGFEGLMCYSLAEAVWHVEQGTTDDIVVAYPTADHEALRRLAASEQARAAITIMVDSPEHLDLVDAALGHGHPEIRVCLELDASWRPLPGVHVGTRRSPIFTPKQASAFAQQVVARPGFRLVGVMAYEGQIAGLGDAAGRRLNQAVIGWMQRRSAAELNRRRGEAVRAVQAVTSLEFVNGGGTGSIESTGADAVVTEIAAGSGLIGPTLFDGYTRFKPRPAALFALPVVRRPTRKIATLYSGGYIASGPTGPSRQPTPYLPTGLKFLGFEGAGEVQTPVTGRAARSLDLGDRVWLRHAKAGELAERFTHYHLVLGDRVERTVPTYRGEHQNFG
- a CDS encoding D-arabinono-1,4-lactone oxidase; translation: MTRWTNWAGTASASPQHVHQPRSAAEIAATVEGIAAAGRTVRPWGSGHSFTAIAVADSDALDLRSWTGVERADLETGQVTVRSGTTIKQLNAELDALGLAMTNLGDIDAQTIAGAISTGTHGTGARLGGIATQIAALELVLADGSVVTCSADERPDLFAAARVGLGALGVITTVTLRCEPSFVLRAQERPEPLEQVLEGFHDFADQNEHFEFYWFPYGKNALVKRNNRCETAEPLSKVREFVDYRIMENIAFGGLCRTGRLMPRLVPSLGSFASNVLSAREYSDTSHRVFVTARNVRFTETEYAVPRESVLDVLAELRAVVPTLKDPVMFPVEVRVAAADDIWLSTAQGRDSAYIAIHQFVGMPYREYFSAFEKIAGAVGGRPHWGKMHDLDAGVLRSRYPHFDDFLRVRKETDPNGVFSNTYLDRVLGPA
- a CDS encoding NAD(P)H-binding protein; this translates as MRVVIAGGHGQIALRLERLLAARGDEAVGIIRNPAHAADLEAAGAQAVVLDLENSDVDAVAEVLKGADAAIFAAGAGPGSGPARKDTVDRGAAALFAEAAERAGVRRHIQVGSMGADNPENPDVSEEFRHYLRAKRAAEDDLKARDLDWTILRPGQLTDDAGTGLVLLAEKTGRGSVPRDDVAAVLAGLLDTPASAHRTLELISGEATIGEAISAL
- a CDS encoding TetR/AcrR family transcriptional regulator — protein: MSDIQAAKVPAEATPLRRQPVQQRSAKRVEQMLDASAALIDELGYDALTTTLIAKRAGVAVGSLYQFFPDKRAVVQALTARNLERFVGAVNERLKQLGPEHWWDVVDSILDIYLEMHRTVPGFSKVHFGDIIDRQLLDETRDNNAVIVDSLTDLVATQVDQPVEDLRFAIGIANEVADALLKLAFRQEPRGDEKIVAEAKYVVKGYLAARFGEQS